Within the Solwaraspora sp. WMMA2056 genome, the region CGCCTACGTGGCCCAGTTCCTGCCGTTCACGGTGTTTCTCCTGACGAGCTACTACCGGACCATCCCGGCGGAGATCGTCGACGCGGCCCGGATCGACGGGAGCAGCGTGTACGGCGTGTACCGCCGGATCATGCTGCCGCTGGGCCGGCCGGCGTTGCTGTCGGTCGGCATCCTCGACGCCCTGTTCTGCTGGAACGACGTGCTCATCGCGCTGCTGCTGATGCCGTCGGCCGAGAACCGGACACTCATGGTGGGAGTGACCGCACTGCGCGGCCAGTACTCCGACGACATCCCCACCTTCGCCTCCGGAGTCCTGATCGCCGCGGCTCCCGTACTGGTGATCTATCTCTTTCTTCAGCGGCAGATCGCCGACGGCGTGGCCGCTGGCGCGACGAAGGGTTGACATGCGGATCACCGGCTATCGCACCCTGACGACGGTGCAGGAGTGGGGCCGACCGGTCGGCGACGCCAACGGCGTCTTCACCGACGGCGTCACCTCGGTGCCGATCGTCGTCGTGGAGACCGACGAGGGCATCTCCGGGGTCGGCATCGGGTCGCACGTCGAGATCGAACGGATCTTCCCGGCCATCGACGGCGAGGATCCGCGCGCCGTGACGGCACTCTACGACCGCATGCTGCGGCAGGCGTTCAAGGCCGGCCACACCGGGCCGGTGTTCGGCACCATCGGCGCGCTCGACACCGCGCTGTGGGACATCAAGGCGCAGGCGGCCGGCGAACCGCTCTGGCGACTGCTCGGTGGCCGCGACCGGCGGGTGCCGGCGTACGCCTCCGGCCTCGACATCGGGCTGACCGACGAGCGACTCGTCGCCGAGTACGAGGTCTACGCCTCGTACGGTCTGCGGGCCGCCAAGCTCAAGGGCGGCCTCGACATCGAGCGGGATCTGCGGCGGCTGTGTCTGGTCCGCGACGTGCTGACCGAGGCGGCGCACGGGCTGCGGCCCGGTCTGATGCTCGACGTGAACGAGGCGTGGACGCGCAAGCAGGCGGTCCGGCACGTCGGCGAGATCGAACGCACCCTCGATCTCATCTGGATCGAGGAGCCGGTGCGCCGCTGGGACGCCGAAGGGCTCGCGGTCGTCAGCCGGGGGATCCGGGCATCGGTCGCCACCGGCGAGAACCTTACCGGCCTCGAGCAGTTCCGGCCGTTGATCGCGGCCGGAGCGGTCGACGTGGTCCAGACGTCGGCGGCCTGGGGGGTCACCCACTTCCTCCGGGTCAGCGTCCTGGCCCACGCCAACGACCTGCCGGTGAGCCCGATCGGCAACAGCCCGGTCGGACTGTTGCACGCCGCGACCGCGGTGCCGAACCACCTGGTCAGCGAGTTGCAGGACCTGCACCTGCCGGTCGGGACCACCATCGACCTGTCCGTCGAGGGCGGCTGCTTCGTCCTCGGTGACAGCCCTGGCCTGGGCATCCGCCTCGACGAGGCGGCGATCGGCGCGGCGGCCGGCCGACCGCGCCCGCTGACCGCCGACGGTCCGCTGGTACGGCCGGAGCGCGCCGGCCGGCACCTGCTGGGCGAGCCCCACGGCGGGCCATTGCTGGGGGAGCCCGACGGCGGGCCAGCCGCCATCCGCAACGAGGTGTCCCCGACCACGGCGAGCTGAGTCGACGTACGGCGCCGGCGTGGCCGGTGCCCACCGAGACCGAGAGGCAGGTGCGATGAAAGCAGTGGTCTACCGTACCGCTGGAAACCTGGCGGTCGAGGACCGCGCCGGCCGGCCGCCGGGCGACGGCGAGCTGACCATCGCGGTGGCCTACACCGGCATCTGCGGCACGGACCTGCACATCTACCACGGCGGCATGGACGCCCGGGTCGGCGTACCCGCCGTGCTCGGGCACGAGATGTCCGGGCGGGTGGCCGCCGTCGGGGCAGGTGTGGCCGGCTGGACCGTCGGTCAGGCCGTCACGGTTATGCCGACCCGGTCGTGTGGTCGGTGCGTCGCCTGTCGGCGCGGCCGGTCGCACGTCTGCCACGCCATGGACTTCCTCGGCATCGACTCGCCGGGTGCCATGCAGTCGTCCTGGACGGTGCCGGCGGAGCTGGTCCTGCCACTGCCGGAGGGAGTCCCGCTCGACCACGCGGCGCTGGTCGAACCGCTCGCCGTCGCCGTGCACGACGTCCGGCGGGCGAGCGTGGCCGCCACGGACCACGTCGTCGTGGTCGGCGGCGGGCCGGTCGGTGTCCTCATCGCCGCCGTGGCGAAGCAGCGGGGCGCACCGGTCCTGCTGGTCGAGCCGGATCCGTTCCGGCGGGGCGTCGCCGGACGGATCGGGATCGAGACGATAGACCCGCAGACGGTCGACCCGGTGGCGGCGGTGACCGAGTGGACCGTCGGTGCGGGCGCGGACGTCGCGTTCGAGGTGTCCGGGTCGGCGCCGGGCGTCGCCACCGCCGTCGACGTCCTGACCACCCACGGACGGCTGGTGCTGGTGGCGATCCACACCCAGCCACGGGCCGTCGATCTGCACCGGTTCTTCTGGCGCGAACTGGAACTGCGCGGTGCCCGCCCTTACCAGCGCGACGACATGCTCGAAGCGATCCGGCTGGTGGCGTCGGGAGCGGTGCCGGTGGGTGCGCTCATCTCGCGGACCGTGCCCGTCGACGCCGTCACCGACGCCTTCGACGCGCTGGACCGGCGTGCCGGCGTGCTGAAGGTGCTGATCGACTGGCAGGCGCCGGCCCGATGAGCACACCCTTCGACCTGACCGGCCGGACCGCCGTCGTGACCGGTGCCCG harbors:
- a CDS encoding alcohol dehydrogenase catalytic domain-containing protein — translated: MKAVVYRTAGNLAVEDRAGRPPGDGELTIAVAYTGICGTDLHIYHGGMDARVGVPAVLGHEMSGRVAAVGAGVAGWTVGQAVTVMPTRSCGRCVACRRGRSHVCHAMDFLGIDSPGAMQSSWTVPAELVLPLPEGVPLDHAALVEPLAVAVHDVRRASVAATDHVVVVGGGPVGVLIAAVAKQRGAPVLLVEPDPFRRGVAGRIGIETIDPQTVDPVAAVTEWTVGAGADVAFEVSGSAPGVATAVDVLTTHGRLVLVAIHTQPRAVDLHRFFWRELELRGARPYQRDDMLEAIRLVASGAVPVGALISRTVPVDAVTDAFDALDRRAGVLKVLIDWQAPAR
- a CDS encoding mandelate racemase/muconate lactonizing enzyme family protein gives rise to the protein MRITGYRTLTTVQEWGRPVGDANGVFTDGVTSVPIVVVETDEGISGVGIGSHVEIERIFPAIDGEDPRAVTALYDRMLRQAFKAGHTGPVFGTIGALDTALWDIKAQAAGEPLWRLLGGRDRRVPAYASGLDIGLTDERLVAEYEVYASYGLRAAKLKGGLDIERDLRRLCLVRDVLTEAAHGLRPGLMLDVNEAWTRKQAVRHVGEIERTLDLIWIEEPVRRWDAEGLAVVSRGIRASVATGENLTGLEQFRPLIAAGAVDVVQTSAAWGVTHFLRVSVLAHANDLPVSPIGNSPVGLLHAATAVPNHLVSELQDLHLPVGTTIDLSVEGGCFVLGDSPGLGIRLDEAAIGAAAGRPRPLTADGPLVRPERAGRHLLGEPHGGPLLGEPDGGPAAIRNEVSPTTAS